DNA from Prunus persica cultivar Lovell chromosome G6, Prunus_persica_NCBIv2, whole genome shotgun sequence:
tatttattcaaaaattcattttagtatgacatattataataaaaaacctCCTTCAAAATTGCATATGCAAGAGAAATTCTTCCAACGGCAATACCCCCACTCAGACGAGAGAAACTTTAGATATTTTTCCCGAATTTTCTTGTAGGAGGAACGACCTCAAACGTGCTTGCAAAGTAACTGACGTGTTATCCTAGTCCAAATAAGAAGAGGAGTCAATTACTTATCCATTTTggatttatgttttaattaggtttttttttatttttgggctgCTGTAAAAAGCCAGCTACAGTAGGAATAGAAgtgtcactactacaaaaagtgaaaaagacaaCCAGAAAACGACCACGGTAGATCAAAAAATCATCGTTGTGTTTGAAAAGACGATGGTGATATAAAACCGCCTTGTATGAGTAATATAAACAActtaaaaatggagattccaatgggtgtttttaaaaaacgacgcatcaaattaaaaaagcatCGTCTTATTGGAAAGGTTTTCTTCAAAGTTAAACTCTGAGCCAAAAACCAACGGCAGAAGCTATGAAAccaccgacgtagaaagtaaagacgacggtgTCCAATAACAGCCGTCGTTTTTACTCCTTAATAAACACAACCATATTTTCGTAGTGCATTGAACCGTGACGTggagtaattttttttcttttttggcgaATTAAAAGTTTAGGAGGAGGGGAGGCTATCCCATCCCAAGCCAGGGCATATCAAGGCTTCTTTGAGGACTGTCAGCAATGAGACTTGAACTTAGTCCTTGATAGAAAAGAGAACGATCCTTACCAACTCAACCAAGAGTTATTTTACATTAAATTTCTTATTGTAATAGGAATATCGTATACACTAGTTGCACTGCATGTGCAAATTTCCTTGAATGTAAAGTGAGTgttctttcaaaaaaataataataataaagtatcTCCGTGAGAAGCTATTgacaatttttattgaaatctatATAACTCAGGCTCACCCACACAAGTCATAATCAATGACTAAAATATCGACGAAATATTGAGGATATTATCATTGTTTTAGGTCTATGATATTTTGGAACATATCCATACACATATTGTATAagtatcgataatatcgaaaaatatCGATATTGataatttctctcacacttcagcaacatttggccaaaatatcactataatatcgataatataGAGATGATAAGGACATGATTTTTTtgaagagttatttacactaacacctcCTTaggtttcttgtgttttcacaaaaccccctcatgtctcaaaaattacacaaacactCCCTGAggtttcagtttgttttcacaaaacataTATTCGTTGattgtttgtccaaaaattgatgatttcattgaaaaaaaaatgatgcaaatgacaaaattaacatCAATGAAGTATATGCAATATAATCTTAAAGGctaactttgtcatttggagaaatttttttgtgtgtataaaatcatcaatctttggatgaaaaatcaatgaaaatgaattttgtgaaaacaatttaaagcCTCAGGGGGTGTTCTTCTAATTTCTAAAACCTCGAGTTTTGCGAAAAAGCCGAAAACATCAGgaggtgttagtgtaaataactcaaatttgaacattataggaactctatgtgatactaagtcactcatatatcttaccatgcaatgtataaaatgtaaaatactgtagtaaatcattataaataaatgattatagtgtgtttaatcttctttcattaattactacatattttctacacttgCAGTGTTTGTCAACTcattatataatcaacttaaatcagttaaacCTATCATGCAATGTATTTTCTTCCAATATTTTGTGATAaagtaatagataattgacaaaataaacatcctccaaagtttcaagaaaaatttccaagtttttcttacaatttccacggtttttattcaacttttatcaatatcgataatatcccgatattttcatagaaatttccatattttagGAATACCGATGTATCCAAAACCattgatattttagaccttggtcATAATCACCAATGcaattgtttatttatttttacatatttgagaaaaagaagatagaAAATTGGGGTCATAACCCATTTAAGAAAAGTGACGGGGTCATTCCAGAATATGACAAACCTCTCAATTGATTTTTCGCCTCCTCGCAAAACAAAGAGCAACCCAACTGAAGCCGTAGCATTACAGAGAAAATAAGTGAGAAGCGAACTTGAAAATGGCGAGCAATCTCGCAAACAGAGCAGTAACGGATCGAACCATAAAACTATGGAGGCTCACATCGAGCTTCCTCAGAAACTTCAGCACTGCTTCCGAAAGCccttctgctgctgctgcttctccttcttcttcggCTTCGAAGAAACCCAAgcgcaagaagaagaagaacctgTTTGAGGTGGCTCAGTTTTTGCCCAACTGGGGATTAGGGTACCAAATGGCTAAGACTCACTGGGTCGGCGTCTCTTACCAGATCACCAAAATCAATCTTTACAAGGTCTCGCTTTTAATTATTGCTGGctttcaaatttttctttattgttgGTTTTTGCTCGTTTGGTTACTAAGAAAATGTGGGactaattgaaaatttgggcTTTTGTGCCTCTAAGCTTTCTGCTTTTGCATTTGATTGCTCGTAATTAGATGTGAGAATGTTCATTCAATCAATTCGCCTTATTATTGTTATGGgtttaatggtttagggtttatgcgttttttttaaaatttttttggcaGGACGGTAGACATGGCAAAGCATGGGGCATCGTTCATAAGGAAGGTCAGTGATGGATTTTATATTTCATGGaagtgactttttttttttttttttttctcaattgaagtttttatttgtatCTCTAGTACTTGCCTTTATGACTATATAAAGGATtatgccttttctttctttcgtttgaaagaaaaatgttacAAGGGTTTTATCACTTACTTTTTAGCTGTGTCTGGCTAAAGAAGTGACTCAAGTATATCATAGTTTACCAGTTGAACATTTGTGCTTGCGAAGTATTGAGGTTTACTGAATTGGGCATACTAATCTGATCAATATTTGTGTTCTGTTTGTGGTTGATATCATCGATTCAATGCTATGTATCATGTTTGCTCAATCTGTATACCTGGTTTTGGCTGCATTCTGTTGTTCAATATCTGATAACTCTTGTCTTTTTAACTTCAATTGAAAATAAAGTGTCCTGACTCCTAAATGGTTGGGAAATAATGCATCATTTAGTTCAAAGAACTACCAAAGGAACTAGTTGGCATTGTTACATAGGAGATTGAACATGCACTTCCCTGGCCACAGCATTTGTATTTGTGACTGAACGTGCATCCTGATTTCAattataaatgagaaataTGTGCTTCGTTAGTGGCATTGGCCCCCTCCACATATGCGATTGCATAATCAAATGTAATGCATGAGCACCTACATGCATAAATAAGAGGTTCCTTTTTGTTATAGAGACTTGATTCAGTATTTGTCTGTCATTTATGCTTAGGAATGGCTAATTCATTAGAGTTCTGTTTTGACTTGTAGTTGTGATAGTAAGAATTGCTAAAATAATATGTGGTCATTTTTTCGGATTAggtttatctatttttaagttaTTCTCTTTTATATGGAAGTTGATATAGTAGAATTTGTTGCAGGCTTGCCAGCTGCAGATGCTCCCAAGAAAATAAGTGGAGTCCACAAGCGTGGTTGGAGGTACATTCCAAACTCAAAGTCGCCTGAAAGTGTTCCAAGTGTGACTAAACCTACAGAAAGTGCTCCAGCAGCTGAAGTTCAAGCAGCTTGATGCGTTTCCTCCATTTTTTGGGAAGATGTAGTCTGATCTGTCATACTAGGATGTTCTTTTTGAGTTAATTGGTTGTGTCCTCCATCGTTATAACTTTTGGTTAGATatggtaaatttttttttctttcttcagttTAGTATATTTGACGCTCCACTGTAACATCCTTCCTTGTGCATTGAAGCTAGAATAAGCTTACGGCAATGCGAATTGGAAATGTTTTTTCAGAAAGAAGGATTGAGCACATTCGtgtctgttttttatttatcaatatttttaaCGTCGGCTCTGGTGCCTGGTTCTGTTTCTTCCTATGACATGAATGCTATCGGGATGGTGTCTGATTATCTTTTagaacttaatttttttttttttccaagttgcCATATTGATCTTGAATGATGGATGTAAGAGGAGGGGAATGATATTTGCATCTTTGCTACTATGGCACTATAATTTGTTATCAATCGCAATTGATGAGAAATTCTTACACGCAGGGTGTTGTTATtaaccttttcttttactttgaaAATGCTATCATTTCATGCTCTCCGGAAATCTTCTTTCTCAGGCCTGAAGCAGTGGTAAGGTGTTTGATTCTACCTACTCTTTGCTAGTGCCTATCTGCAAAGCATGTAACAAGATTTTGCTTGTGCGTCCCAAGCAATGGCCAGTATAAAATTGGATAATCAAAGTACTGATCATGTCATGCTATCTTAGAATGCTGGAAATGTTAGCATTCACGGGCTTGGATCAATGGACATGATCAGTGTGGTCTGAGGACGTTGCTGATATGGGTTTTATAGGCTTTGCTTGTTTTGACTGGAAACTATAAGCATATTTGAATGGAATATACCCTAaagatacttttttttaaaggtacaagcgatagtctaatcTAGATAGGGAGGTGGGGTTTCTCATACAAACTACTAAGGTGCCATGAGGGTTCGAACTTAAAatctctaatatgcaaatAAATGCCCTTTTTCCACTGAACTACCGTGTCGGCATACCCTAAAAGATACATAACCTTGCAACATAACCTCTTctgacaaaacaaaaaagaaaaaaagaagaaagaaaaaggtatCCTTTGGTTAGGGATAATGCTTCTGCTGTGTgtatggaaagaaaaagaaactagaagATGATATGTTGTGATCGCAGTGCATTTTAGCTAGTTCCAACCaaatctgtatatatatagcttgTGCCCACTTTTAACATGGGTAgtgatttttattcttttatcaAGGGACAAAAACAAGGGGAGAAGTGTAGAAGGAGAAAATGGAAGTGTGCCATGTTAAATTGGGCACATCAATAAGCTCTCTTTGGGATATAAACAGATTTGGTTGGAATCTGTAAAAGCTTAAACAGTGACCACCCTATGGCTATGAATCTATGATGCAAATTTCCATGCCAAGCTATCTAAAGCAAATTTGTAAATTTGGTAAGTGAAAAGTATAGTCAGTATAGAATTACTTATAAGCAAACAATTCATTTGACAtaacaaaatatcagaaagtTTTCTATTATAAAGTAAAATACAAATAACACTGCCTTATTTTCATAAACAATGAAACccaattaaaatcaaattaatatagaaaaaaaaaaaaaaaaaaaaaagaaacaaaggggAAGAAAACCCCTACACCCTTGATCTTTACTTGTGTCGCTTTCTCAATCACTGTGTCTGTGATGTGTGTCCCACAACTGGTAGGCATAAAATATATCTGTGTTGAGTGCAGTCTGCCCCACCAGCCTCCTCATAATTCGCCTTGGCTTGGCCCCGGGGCTCTCTCTAGTCTTCtctttcgttttctttttctttcatttcaacaacattGCTCGAAACTGACACACAAACAAAGACAGTGATCGAgggagacacagagagaggagagagaagagagagagagagagacattgATATTTGataaagagagaaaacaaacGCCACCTACTCCACAACCCCACCATGTTTGCTGTTCCTAAACACACCCTTCAACCCCAAAGACCGCAACTTTAATACTTTCCTCCACCATTTCATGACATTTCTGTTTCTGGGTTTCTCAAATGTCAGCTGCTGCTGAGGCTACCCATTACCGCCATTCAGTCAGCGGAGGCAGTGACGTGTCAGCCTCCGATGACTCGGACGACCAGTCTTGGCACTCCATGCTTGAGTCCACcgcaggaggaggaggagggccTAAGTCTCAGCTTTCTGGGGTGTCTGTTTCAGGCAATGTTCAGAGGGGCTCTTGTGACTCAAATTGCTCTCTGGAGTTGGATTTGGAGAGTGGGGTTTTGGAGTTGAAGGTGGTGCATTTGAGTAAAGTTGAAAGAAATTGCAGAATTTGCCACCTGGGTTTGGAGGGTGGTGGCCCAGATGGGATCCCAATTGACTTGGGTTGCTCTTGCAAGGGTGATTTGGGTGCTGCTCATAAGCAATGTGCTGAGACTTGGTTCAAGATCAAGGGCGATACGTGAGTACAAACTTTTTCTCATGTTAAATTAGTAAGCTTGTGAGGAATTCTGAATTCAGTtccttattttctttggtttttggtgtttttttagaaattttaaaCACCCGTTTGCTGGATTCTGgatgtttctcttttttggtttgagtGTTTAATGTTCCTCCCAAATGCACCTTATGGAATAAATCGGCTTCTTTGTGTtgaaattttactttttaagaccaaaaacaACGAAGTTGTCCTATCCCCATCCCCCCTCTGTTTTCACCGGTCTCTGCATTGAAGTGCAAGCACATGGATGCAAATAGTTTCTCTAGAGTCAATCTCTCACTTTTAATGTGGTTTTACTTCAAACTATGATCATCCTGTAAGCATCCTTAGTCTTGTTGAATAATACAACAGATTAGCATCTTGGCAGCACATAGCTTCCTGCTTCTCTGAGGTCAGCTTTTTGAAATGCATACTAGCCAAGTAGCTTCTTTTATTTCATCTAATAGTCacctttgtttttattgttttgcttCTTATTGGCAAGCTGAATGAGACGGATCACATGTAGAATAGAAGgcatatattaaatatatagaagaagaacaaatctTGTAGTCGCCACTTGAACAATCCATTGAATCCTAAGTACATGTATCATTATTGGTTTAGAGTTTTTATATCACGTTTTCTGTAGCATTAATAGTAGTGGAGAGTGTGGGTCCAATACAAGCTAAAGGAGTTGTCTATATGTGCAAGAATTGAGTTCCAGTGGTCAAGCATTCTTAGCAAAGATGCGCTTGTAAATTACTGCAGCACACAGAATTTCTATTCCTATGTTTAGAAGTGGATATCTTGCCCCATGCGTTTGGTTATGTATGCTGCTAATTAAGATctaaatgtttaaaaaaatcatgccTATGGTTCAGTAAAAGATTTAGCGTTTGTGTAAACAAATTGGGAACTTTTTCCATTACAAGTTGAGTTTCTTTATGACATATAAGAGATAAATATATGTGGGTTTTcctgttttcctttttattttataactcCGAAGTTGATAGTTCGGGGAAACAAAACTGAACAGACTGACATAATGTACTGTTGACAAACAAGATGCAATTTTTCTCTAGCGTGTGGAGTTAATGGATGCAAATGAAACATCCAAGTTTTATGAGGAAACATAATTTACATAAGCTGCATCACATGATTTCACAAGAAAGTACTATAGGTGGGTTGGTAAGGCATGCTAATTCTATTCTGATTTTAGTCATCCTGGTAAACAAATGGAACGGCATATTGATGACGGGACGTTTTCCATGGACAGAAATAAAAGATTCCTAGCCAGATATATTTCAATTACTTAAGCATTCTCTTCTATATTCTTGATATATGTGTTCTGTTGGTTATAAAATTGACTGTGGCCTGTGTTTGTGCACAAGCCCCATAATACATTTTTCCTTATCTTTGTTTGTCTGGGTGACATGTTCTTTGCTGTCTgtgtatttttcttcttcttaagaTTTGATATTTATTGAACTGAAAAATGGATAAGAAGAAAGTAATTGAAGCGGCCTTCTATCCAATAATACTTGCTTTCCTACATCTGGTCTTGTGTTCCCTCAAAGTTTCATATTTAAGATGATTGGATAAATTGCCAATTCAATCCCTGTACTAGGTAGCTTTTGGTCTGTGGTTAACAAAcatagttttatttatttattttgcagaACCTGCGAGATCTGTGGCTCCACTGCATTCAACATTGCCACTGAGCAGACAAATGAGGCAAATGGCACTACTACCACACTCCCATCAGTACCAGCAGCACCCATGATCCTGGTGGAAACCAGAACCATGTGGCATGGCCGCCGCATTATGAATTTCCTGCTTGCCTGCATGATCTTTGCCTTTGTAATCTCATGGCTTTTTCACTTCAAAGTGCTTTAATGAACACAAgcagggaaaagaaaaggtctTTTCTATAAATGTGTGGCGGCGGTAAGTTGCAGTTCCAAATCTTATCGTGCTTGTACTGCTACTTGTCTGTGCCCGGTCCTACTTGGCTCTACATTCTTGTTTGAGGCTTAGTTCCAAACTTGTACGCTCTCGGTCATCTGTAATATAAAAGGTGCAACCTGGCTATCTATAAAaagttatattatttttggatagTAAGATCCTGTTTTCCATCTGTAATCTCCATTGTGAGCTCAGGGAATATTGTCTGGCAAATATTTTGTGAATGTAAGTCATATCTGTTTAGGTACGGACTCATCTGTACGGAAAAATTCCACGGAGATGCTCATAATGCCCTAGTACCATTAAGTCATGACGCCTGCGAATGAAAGGCTTTTATCTCAGATGGCTTCTTCATTCATTGAAAAGGTTAATTACAGTGTCTAGTTTCTTAATGATCCTTGTAATACGCGCGTTACCAGCATGAATGCATCGATTCAAAATTTTCGGTTCATTCAAATGCTATGGCTACCTTCAACTGTTTGAGATTGATTATTTCATGTTTGGAGCATTATATGTTTCACCTTGTGTTTATCATTTCTGCACAAGTCCTTGTTCATGCATTTTTGAATTCATCTTTTGTtggattatatataaattttcattaaaagacGAGGTTAGAGAAGATCAAAATATCACTTTAGTTAGATGGATTAATCTTCAAGGCTGTTCCACAAACTGTTATTCCTAACAAAATGACAAGGAACACTAGAAAGTCTTTCTCTGGAGTGCAATTGAAGCAGACTTTTTGGGTAGGTAACTACTTGACCTTAGACTTTTGGTGTAGGCatcccaatttttgtttttctaactTTTGATATTTCTTTCACAGCAAACTTTCATGCTCTCCACTCTCTGCATCATCcccctctcttttttgttaCACGGAGGGCCGAAAGAAATTCATAGAAAATTCCAATGCTGGAACCAATTGAAGGAATTAAAAGCAAAATTTGTTTATACTCTAAACTAGAAATATGCAAAACATAACTAATACTTGACTTTACAAGTAATTATATCCCTAAATTAGACATAtgcaaaatttaatttcttttttcatacaAGTGACATTGAAGAATGTGAGAAGCAAACATGGAATATGAAAGTAAAAATCAAGCATTCAAGTATGATTAGGAAAATTAATCTCTCTCCATAGCAACGTGACATTTGATAATTATCTTGACGTTTGTGAAAAGGTAATCTTactttaacaaaaaattaaaaaaggctgcttttctttttgtaaagttataaaaaatttatccgGTCCTGCCCATCTTAGGGCCTTTGTGAAATTATCCACTACTTCAGTACCAAAGATAAAAAGAGTGGGGCAGTAATCCACTGCTTTTCGGGCTTACACAACATAACTGGTTTGCGCTCCCGTCCATCTCATATACACCCCAGATTCGCTCCTAAAACCCTAAATCGTGCATATACCTCGGtaagattttcatttttcctgcTTCGCCTACAAATCGGATTCTTCAAAATCCTCCACTTCTAGAGCTACCAATCAACCAACTTTGAATTCCATCTCACTGAGTAAGACTGCTGAAATCCTCTCCGctaaatttttccattttggttttggttttgaaggAATCTGTGTTAAGTTATTTGGGGTTTTTAGGGTCCAATGGCTGCTGCTCCTAACAATGCGCCGACGGCTGTGGACAAGGAACAGGTAGGCACCCTTTGCTTCGTTGCCTTTTAGTTTCTACCTATTGGACAGTGTCAagcaattgaattatttattgaaattttatgtGTGCCAAAGATCGGATTTTGGGGCAAGTTTTGGGATTTCATGGATCAGATGCTAAATGGGTATTTAGAACTTGCGTCTTCTGTAAACTTGGGTGTAACCAAATTTGGTCATGTTCTGTAAATGGTCAATGATGGCGGGTTTAGCCTTAGTGAAACCAAGGCATTTCCTGGGAGTTAGGAAGCAACGATGTTGTTCATTTTTATGGATTAACAATCTTTTTCTTATGAACTATTGTCCTAAAAGTGGTAAGAGTGGTCCTTTTGAAATAATCTTGACGTTTTGGAATGACTTGAAGTttgtttttcacaaattttgcAGATTTTTGGTATGGCAGAGAAGGAGATGGAGTACAGGGTTGAGTTGTTTAACAAGTAAGTTCTCTGCGTGGTGTTGTTAGATGTCACGGTATACCAATGTGGTTTTTTAAGGAATGTGGGGTTTGTGCAAGGCTTATTATCTGAATTCTTCAAACTCAGCTTCTGTAGTTAGAGCAATTCTTTGCGCTTGCCTGCTTCAATTCTATTCTCGTACTTCGTGAGCATATACGGTGgtgcacaaaagaaaaaaaagagcttaTGATTGATACTTCCAAAGCTGCCTGACTTGTTAGTGTTGTTGTGTAATTCTGTGAGCATTATAGTACCCTTGTGTTATACACTTAGCTAAGCACATCTATTTAGGTTGTGAATGTAAATTTGGTATATGCAATTTTCCATCTCTAATACTTCAGCTGTTGTGGTTATCCAGTTTTCATtaatgattttgatttttttttcatattcagGCTTACCCACACGTGTTTCAACAAGTGCGTTGAGAAGAAGTATGAgaactcttttcttttctctttttatattttatgcaCCTGTATCAAAGATGTGTGGCATTTTACTTTTAGGTCATTTCATTGTTAATACTGAAGTTAGTGAATGTGAATTTGTCAAATCATCCAGGTACAAGGAGGCTGAGTTAAATATGGGTGAAAACAGTTGCATTGATCGCTGTGTCTCAAAATACTGGCATGTAAGTTATCAATCTGTTTTCTTATGAATTTGGTGCTGTGGTTTCCTTGTTCTTTCAGTCATTTAATTTCTTACGTCTATTTTAATGTCTTATCTATTGTCAGTGAAGTTCTCTAAATAATTTCTTTggtcaaattttaaaactacTGGGATAGCAGTTTTCTTTTACAGTAATTTATTGTGTAAATTAAGTAGTGCCCTTTATCAAGTGTTGcttttgattgaataaaaagtaataaatcTTGCATATATTACTTCATAAACAATTTTGCTACTGCTCTGAAACTATAATTGTGCAAAtggtgtttttttatatatattttagaaatggtggttttattatataaatattttaatgtgcatatatttgaattttttgttgtttgcaGGTAACTAATCTAGTTGGACAGCTGCTTGGTGCCGGTCGGCCTCCAATGTAAAACTTATGCCTCGTCTGATTTGGGACTTTCAGTGCTTGACTGGGTGGGGTGATGTGGAGATTGTAATTGTTCACATTGTTatgcctttttgtttttgacaaaTTGTCATAAGCTGGTTCCATTTTGTAGTCTAAGATATAAATAGGGACAGTTTTTAACATATGCCGCACTAGGTTCAAGTCCATAATAGGATTGGGCATCCATAAtgaggattttttttaaaattttctgttGAATAACTGCCATTGGTTTTAATGGTTCGGTTACACCATAAAATGTTAGGGTACTTCTACCTTTTCAGCGGCATTGTGAACCGAAAGGAGTGATAAGGGTTTTTCTGGTTTATTAATATACATGCAGCATTGCTTGAGTTCACTTCCTCCCTTCTCTTAATGAATGATGTACTGGTGCCAAGTTATGTTTGTCCCTGCTATTCGTTCCGACGATTTCATATGCACGATAGAGTCAATCAAATTATACTTGGTATAGCCGTTCCTAAGTGCGTTTTACATTAAGACGGACGAAAGAAAATCTAATCATGGCAGCCTGAACATAGCCCAGGACACAAACAAGTAATTTGACTTCTATCGAACATAAGAAAATCTAACAAAAACGCGCGTTAGATATGTTTCAAACTATTATGCATTCATGTTTGTAATGGTTACAGTCGCTGTCATTGGCATTGATCTATGGGTCAAATCTCCTAACTTGGGCCAACATGGTAACAATTGCTATCAAATATACCTGTTAACGCCTTGAGGAAGCTCAGTGGGGTGATGACACTGATGAGCAGAGGAGAGAATTTTAGGAAGAGGATGAGAAGAAAACGATTTGGGGGTGATGTTAATCCTGTGCTTCCT
Protein-coding regions in this window:
- the LOC18772847 gene encoding mitochondrial import inner membrane translocase subunit TIM10, with amino-acid sequence MAAAPNNAPTAVDKEQIFGMAEKEMEYRVELFNKLTHTCFNKCVEKKYKEAELNMGENSCIDRCVSKYWHVTNLVGQLLGAGRPPM
- the LOC18773410 gene encoding uncharacterized protein LOC18773410, coding for MSAAAEATHYRHSVSGGSDVSASDDSDDQSWHSMLESTAGGGGGPKSQLSGVSVSGNVQRGSCDSNCSLELDLESGVLELKVVHLSKVERNCRICHLGLEGGGPDGIPIDLGCSCKGDLGAAHKQCAETWFKIKGDTTCEICGSTAFNIATEQTNEANGTTTTLPSVPAAPMILVETRTMWHGRRIMNFLLACMIFAFVISWLFHFKVL
- the LOC18772121 gene encoding uncharacterized protein LOC18772121; its protein translation is MASNLANRAVTDRTIKLWRLTSSFLRNFSTASESPSAAAASPSSSASKKPKRKKKKNLFEVAQFLPNWGLGYQMAKTHWVGVSYQITKINLYKDGRHGKAWGIVHKEGLPAADAPKKISGVHKRGWRYIPNSKSPESVPSVTKPTESAPAAEVQAA